A DNA window from Rhineura floridana isolate rRhiFlo1 chromosome 11, rRhiFlo1.hap2, whole genome shotgun sequence contains the following coding sequences:
- the LOC133367961 gene encoding olfactory receptor 6F1-like: MESTNRSVVKAFVILGFPASPQLRMLFFTFALATYILTVTANIIIISTIKANRKLQCPMYYFLGNFSFMEIWYTTSTVPKMLESFLVDGSQITVAGCIAQLYLFFALGSTECFLLATMAYDRYLAICRPLHYSTLMTLQVTTWLVTAAWVGGFLAPLLPIVLISQLSFCGPKEINHFFCDAGPLLRRSCGNAFLSSTLVSVLASLVILSTCMLTMVSYIFIISTILRIPSASGRQKAFSTCGSHLTVVVIYYATVIFIYVRPISPSSSKLDTVASVFYAVVTPLLNPMIYSLRNKEVKEALKKLVSRSRVFLKNIGAPIMVCW; this comes from the coding sequence ATGGAATCAACCAACAGGAGTGTGGTAAAAGCATTTGTTATCCTGGGTTTCCCAGCTTCTCCGCAGCTCCGCATGCTGTTCTTCACCTTCGCCTTGGCCACCTACATTCTCACTGTCACTGCcaacattatcatcatttcaaCCATTAAGGCAAACCGCAAGCTGCAGTGCCCCATGTACTACTTCCTTGGCAACTTCTCCTTCATGGAGATCTGGTATACAACTTCCACTGTCCCCAAGATGCTGGAAAGCTTCCTGGTTGATGGGAGTCAAATCACTGTGGCAGGTTGCATTGCCCAGCTCTATCTTTTCTTTGCATTGGGCTCCACTGAGTGTTTCCTCCTGGCTACTATGGCTTATGACCGCTACTTGGCCATCTGTCGTCCTCTTCATTATTCGACCCTTATGACTCTGCAAGTAACTACCTGGCTGGTGAcagcagcctgggtgggtggatTTTTGGCTCCTTTGCTTCCCATTGTCCTCATCTCCCAGCTCTCATTCTGCGGGCCTAAGGAGATAAACCATTTCTTTTGTGATGCTGGGCCCCTGTTGAGACGGTCATGTGGCAATGCCTTTCTCAGCTCCACTCTTGTCTCAGTGCTGGCCTCCCTTGTCATCCTTAGCACCTGCATGCTCACCATGGTATCCTACATCTTCATCATCTCAACCATACTTCGGATCCCATCAGCCAGTGGGAGACAGAAAGCCTTTTCCACTTGTGGCTCACACCTGACTGTAGTGGTGATTTATTATGCTACAGTTATCTTCATATATGTACGGCCcatctccccttcctcatccaaGCTAGATACAGTGGCATCAGTCTTTTATGCAGTGGTCACCCCACTGCTCAATCCAATGATTTATAGCTTAAGGAATAAGGAAGTGAAAGAAGCTTTGAAAAAGTTGGTGAGCAGGAGCCgggtctttctgaaaaatattgGAGCTCCAATCATGGTTTGTTGGTAG
- the LOC133367962 gene encoding LOW QUALITY PROTEIN: olfactory receptor 226-like (The sequence of the model RefSeq protein was modified relative to this genomic sequence to represent the inferred CDS: inserted 2 bases in 1 codon), translating into MQLANWTRVHDFILIGFPGGLRLQLSLFTVFLVAYTLTIMENMVIIVLIQVNIKLHKPMYLFLSNLSFLEIWYVSVTVPKMLAGFVTEKRTISFTGCMTQLYFFLALACTECVLLTVMAYDRYVAICNPLRYPAIMSQNVCIRLAAGSWLSGFFIAMGKIFFISRLRYCGPNIINHFFCDVSPLLNLACTDMSLAELIDFLLAILILIGPLFVTVTSYICIISTVLRIPSAKGKHKAFSTCASHLLVVTIFYSATIFIYVRPRALTSFNSNKLVSVVYTVLTPLLNPVIYCLRNREFKHALRKTVHXDLHQEASTNIVDLNI; encoded by the exons ATGCAATTGGCAAATTGGACACGAGTGCATGACTTCATCCTGATAGGTTTTCCTGGAGGTCTGAGACTACAGCTCTCACTATTCACAGTGTTTCTGGTTGCCTACACACTGACTATAATGGAGAATATGGTGATCATTGTACTAATCCAGGTGAACATCAAACTTCATAAGCCTATGTACCTCTTCCTGAGTAATCTTTCTTTCCTGGAGATCTGGTATGTCTCTGTCACTGTCCCCAAGATGCTTGCTGGCTTTGTGACAGAAAAGAGGACTATTTCCTTCACCGGTTGCATGACTCAGCTGTACTTCTTCCTGGCTTTGGCATGCACTGAGTGTGTCCTTCTAACTGTTATGGCCTATGACCGCTATGTTGCCATCTGCAACCCATTGCGCTACCCAGCCATTATGAGTCAAAACGTCTGCATCCGCCTAGCAGCTGGATCCTGGTTGAGTGGTTTTTTCATTGCCATGGGGAAGATATTCTTTATCTCACGCCTGAGATACTGTGGACCCAACATCATCAACCAttttttctgtgatgtttcccCTCTTCTCAACTTGGCTTGCACTGATATGTCACTGGCTGAGCTCATTGATTTCCTACTTGCCATACTCATTCTCATTGGCCCACTCTTTGTGACTGTCACCTCTTACATCTGCATAATCTCTACAGTTCTCCGCATACCTTCAGCCAAAGGGAAGCACAAGGCCTTTTCTACCTGTGCTTCACACCTTCTGGTAGTCACCATTTTCTATTCTGCCACCATTTTTATCTATGTCCGGCCaagggctctcacctcctttaACTCCAATAAACTTGTGTCTGTTGTCTACACAGTCCTAACACCACTTCTCAATCCAGTCATCTACTGCCTGAGGAATCGGGAATTTAAGCATGCCCTCAGAAAAACAGTACA GGACCTTCATCAAGAAGCATCGACTAATATTGTAGATTTAAATATATAA